The Paenibacillus sp. FSL H7-0357 nucleotide sequence AAAGGATATCTCAGGATATGTTTTCGGGCACAGATATCCAAATCAGTTTCCCAATAGTTCCAATAATCTTTCCAAGTCTTGGGCACTGTAATAATTGATTTCAATTTTGCCTTTTTCTTTACCTTGTTTAATCTTCACCGTTGTTTTGAATCGCTCGCGCAATCCTTCCTCAACATTATCAATGTATGGATCACGTTTAACAACTTTCGCTTTTATGCCATTGGCAGGTTTACGGTCCAGGTTCTTTACAACCTCTTCTAACTGTCTGACATTCCAATGCTGTTCCACACATTGATCGGCTAACTGTTTCACCGTCTCCGGATCTTTCAAGGCAACGATTGCCCGAGCATGTCCCATAGAAATTGTTCCACGTGAAACATATTCCTTCACTTCTTCCGGCAAAGTCAGCAGTCGTAAAAAATTAGCGATATGCGATCTTGATTTACCTACCTTCAGTGAAAGCTCCTCTTGGGTAAGCGAAAATTGATCCATTAGCCCTTGATAAGCAACTGCGATTTCCATCGCGTTTAAATTTTCCCGCTGCAGATTTTCAATCAGGGCAATTTCCATAACTTGCTGGTCGCTAAGACTTCGCACAACAGCAGGAATGGTTGCTTTTCCACAATATTGCGAAGCTCGGAATCTGCGTTCACCAGCGATGATTTCATAACCTTTTAGCACAGCGCGAACAATAATCGGTTGGATTACACCATGTTGTCTTATGGATTCAGCCAACTCCTGTATGGCTTCCTCATTAAAGTCCTTACGGGGCTGATAAGGGTTAGCGCGCAATTGCCCTAAAGGTATCTCCACAACCTTATCGTCTTCATTAATAGACAAGGATGGAATTAACGCATCGAGACCTTTCCCTAAACGCTTACTCATAAGAGATCACTTCCTTTGCCAGCTCTAAGTACACTTCCGCTCCCTTGGAACGGGTATCATAAGTAATAATGGATTGCCCATGGGAAGGCGCTTCACTCAATCGTACATTGCGTGGAATGATCGTTTTGTAAACTTTTTCCTGGAAATACTTTTTCACTTCTTCAATGACT carries:
- a CDS encoding ParB/RepB/Spo0J family partition protein, whose amino-acid sequence is MSKRLGKGLDALIPSLSINEDDKVVEIPLGQLRANPYQPRKDFNEEAIQELAESIRQHGVIQPIIVRAVLKGYEIIAGERRFRASQYCGKATIPAVVRSLSDQQVMEIALIENLQRENLNAMEIAVAYQGLMDQFSLTQEELSLKVGKSRSHIANFLRLLTLPEEVKEYVSRGTISMGHARAIVALKDPETVKQLADQCVEQHWNVRQLEEVVKNLDRKPANGIKAKVVKRDPYIDNVEEGLRERFKTTVKIKQGKEKGKIEINYYSAQDLERLLELLGN